A stretch of Balearica regulorum gibbericeps isolate bBalReg1 chromosome 28, bBalReg1.pri, whole genome shotgun sequence DNA encodes these proteins:
- the SDHC gene encoding succinate dehydrogenase cytochrome b560 subunit, mitochondrial, protein MAALALRCVGRRCLLARLGPGLSLRHIVPMGTTAKEEMARFWEKNTKSNRPLSPHVTIYKWSLPMAMSITHRGTGVALSLGVSLFGLAALLLPEQFPHYLAMVKSLSLGPALIYSAKFALAFPFSYHTWNGVRHLAWDMGKGFKIPQVNQSGVLVLILTLLSSAGLAAM, encoded by the exons ATGTGTGGGTCGGCGATGCCTGCTGGCTCGGCTTGGCCCTGGCCTCTCATTGCGACA CATTGTCCCCATGGGAACGACGGCCAAGGAGGAGATGGCCCGCTTCTGGGAGAAGAACACCAAGTCCAATCGTCCCTTGTCCCCTCATGTCACCATTTACAA GtggtccctgcccatggcgaTGTCCATCACGCACCGGGGCACCGGTGTTGCGCTGAGCTTAG GTGTCTCCCTCTTTGGTctggctgccctgctgctcccagaaCAGTTTCCCCACTACCTGGCCATGGTGAAGTCGCTCAGCCTTGGCCCTGCTCTCATCTACTCTGCTAAATTTGCTCTGGCTTTCCCCTTCTCCTACCACACCTGGAATGGAGTCCGACACCTT GCATGGGACATGGGGAAGGGGTTCAAGATCCCCCAGGTCAACCAGTCTGGGGTGCTGGTCCTGATCTTGACCCTGCTCTCCTCCGCTGGCCTCGCGGCGATGTGA